One genomic region from Neoarius graeffei isolate fNeoGra1 chromosome 4, fNeoGra1.pri, whole genome shotgun sequence encodes:
- the unc50 gene encoding protein unc-50 homolog, giving the protein MLPTTAYSPQRQANGSLNSRDAARHTAGAKRYKYLRRLLHFKQMDFEFAMWQMLYLFTSPQRVYRNFHYRKQTKDQWARDDPAFLVLLSIWLCVSTVGFGLVLDMGFVETLKLLLWVVFIDCIGVGLLISTLMWIVSNKYLMKHPCRDYDVEWGYAFDVHLNAFYPLLVILHFLQLFFINHIVVINSDWFVGYFVGNTLWLIAIGYYIYITFLGYSALPFLKNTVVLLYPFALLGLLYVLSVTLGWNFTKGLCWFYKYRVQ; this is encoded by the exons atgtTGCCCACCACAGCGTACTCCCCACAGAGACAGGCCAACGGCAGCCTGAACTCCCGTGATGCTGCTCGACACACCGCCGGCGCTAAGCGCTACAAATACCTGCGCCGCCTCCTGCACTTCAAACAGATGGACTTTGAGTTCGCCATGTGGCAGATGCTTTACCTGTTCACCTCGCCACAGAGAGTGTACCGCAACTTCCACTACCGCAAACAGACCAAAGACCAGTGGGCTCGCGATGACCCTGCCTTCCTCGTGCTGCTCAGCATCTGGCTGTGtg tgtCCACAGTAGGCTTCGGTCTGGTGTTAGATATGGGGTTTGTGGAGACGCTGAAGCTCTTACTCTGGGTCGTGTTCATCGACTGCATCGGTGTCGGTCTCCTCATCTCCACGCTCATGTG gattGTCAGTAATAAATACCTGATGAAGCATCCATGTCGGGATTATGATGTAGAATGGGGATACGCCTTCGATGTGCATCTGAATGCCTTCTACCCTCTGCTGGTCATCTTACACTTCCTCCAGCTTTTCTTCATCAACC ACATTGTGGTGATCAACTCCGACTGGTTCGTGGGATATTTCGTGGGCAACACCTTGTGGCTGATTGCCATCGGCTACTACATATACATCACATTCCTCGGCTACAGCG CACTACCCTTTCTGAAGAACACGGTGGTTCTGCTCTACCCGTTTGCTCTGCTCGGACTCCTCTACGTTCTCTCCGTCACACTGGGCTGGAACTTCACTAAAGGCCTCTGCTGGTTCTATAAGTACAGAGTGCAGTAG